A single region of the Winslowiella toletana genome encodes:
- a CDS encoding metallophosphoesterase yields the protein MSKRNGYYERVEGNEYRKIFVVGDLHGSFEKLLTRLSEINFDPHHDLLVSVGDLIDRGNKNIECLELIREPWFKAVKGNHEQMAIEAVSGHTNGSLWFQNGGEWYWHLDPDEKIRAKGLIQYASTLPLVIEVQTGNEKIVVAHADYPSQSYEFGKVLDPKEIMWSRERFSRIVDGEGSQIDGADQFYFGHTPIKKKAKAWNQNYIDTGAVFGGTLTIVQVQGGSNGEGD from the coding sequence ATGAGTAAGCGAAATGGTTACTACGAAAGAGTGGAAGGTAATGAATATCGGAAAATTTTTGTTGTCGGTGATTTGCATGGGAGCTTTGAAAAACTATTAACTAGGTTATCAGAGATCAATTTCGATCCGCATCATGATCTTCTGGTTTCAGTTGGTGACCTGATAGATAGAGGAAATAAAAATATAGAGTGCCTTGAGCTAATTCGAGAGCCTTGGTTTAAGGCCGTAAAAGGCAACCATGAGCAAATGGCCATAGAGGCGGTATCTGGACATACCAATGGTTCTCTGTGGTTTCAGAACGGCGGTGAATGGTACTGGCACTTGGACCCAGACGAGAAAATTCGAGCGAAAGGCCTCATTCAATACGCATCAACACTTCCTCTGGTTATTGAGGTGCAGACTGGTAATGAAAAAATAGTGGTTGCGCATGCTGATTATCCTTCTCAAAGCTATGAGTTCGGGAAGGTATTGGACCCGAAAGAAATCATGTGGAGTCGAGAGCGGTTCAGTCGCATTGTTGATGGTGAGGGTAGCCAAATCGATGGCGCTGACCAGTTCTACTTCGGGCACACACCAATCAAGAAAAAAGCGAAAGCTTGGAATCAAAACTACATCGATACTGGCGCGGTTTTCGGTGGAACTCTGACAATCGTCCAGGTTCAGGGGGGTAGCAATGGCGAAGGCGATTAA
- a CDS encoding phage head morphogenesis protein, producing the protein MVEEMSTSVDYWLSAEYKRQEARIVGDASPAKLLNKKLLSVMASWRKKFDKKADDIAIWFVRRADAYASRSVSNKLRAAGMTVNMRMTPEVRNVLDSLYETQVNLIKSIPQQYLTQVSTLVQESVSRGRDISFLKEELQKRYGITERRARFIAADQNNKASNEISRRRMISAGVKKGIVKHRSGGSKSYRHSHVKADGQEYDLEVGFWDSHLKRFVQPGELPGCKCEFRPVIE; encoded by the coding sequence TTGGTTGAAGAGATGAGCACTTCCGTAGATTACTGGCTATCCGCCGAGTATAAACGGCAGGAGGCGCGAATAGTTGGCGATGCTTCCCCGGCAAAATTATTGAATAAGAAGTTGCTTTCCGTAATGGCGAGCTGGCGCAAAAAGTTCGACAAAAAAGCTGATGACATAGCGATCTGGTTTGTTCGCAGGGCAGATGCTTATGCCTCACGCTCTGTCAGCAACAAGCTACGAGCCGCTGGCATGACCGTGAACATGCGCATGACCCCGGAAGTGCGGAACGTACTGGACAGTCTCTATGAAACTCAGGTCAATCTGATTAAGTCGATACCTCAACAGTATCTGACACAGGTCAGTACGCTGGTGCAGGAGAGTGTTAGTCGAGGCCGAGATATCAGCTTTCTAAAGGAAGAGCTTCAGAAGCGATATGGCATCACCGAGCGCCGTGCGCGATTTATTGCAGCTGACCAAAATAACAAAGCTTCAAACGAGATATCCCGTCGCAGGATGATTAGCGCAGGCGTTAAAAAAGGAATCGTCAAGCATCGGTCGGGTGGAAGCAAATCATACCGGCACTCTCACGTTAAGGCTGATGGACAGGAATACGATCTCGAGGTGGGATTTTGGGACTCTCATCTCAAAAGATTTGTTCAGCCTGGAGAACTTCCCGGATGTAAATGTGAGTTCAGGCCAGTAATTGAGTAA
- a CDS encoding YlcG family protein, with the protein MTEYLQRKWLHIRLYRSKSSFMCDYRLLQHFSHIAGRRA; encoded by the coding sequence ATGACCGAATACCTTCAGCGCAAATGGCTACACATCAGACTCTACCGCTCTAAAAGCTCTTTCATGTGTGATTACCGATTACTCCAACACTTCAGCCACATCGCAGGGAGAAGGGCATGA
- a CDS encoding DUF1073 domain-containing protein yields MTTKTQRRKARRDASRPGRTRFNLSQGLRDKIEQQGYIPTLSEVKALYGPAKTLAAPEAAIIAMDHSMDVGGSYTLIQHAFEHGQYPTLGPSFMGYAALSSLMQNGLIRACIETLADDMTREWIEISAVDVNGNGDDSDEKKALDEAMIDYEVRDICHTSAEFDGYFGGCLIFIDTGVRGEGLKMPLDISEKSAELKEFKRFTVIEPINIFPGNYESTDPLSPTYFKPQTWWVLGTEVHCSRLIRVCGNEVPMILKPNYNFLGLPQAQILYDYVIHFQDARQAESRLLEKFSLTVLKTDMEDILTNPKATSSLDPRLQYMAAYRSNDGVLAIDHKMEDIVNITTPISGVTDIVRQQLEFVVMINRTNVVKTLGLSPAGFNTGDSDIKTNNDHTLSQQEKVLRGPLQKMLDILQIVKLGRYDKSVTFKFSGLNEDDESVTATTQKTKADTDAVLLQEGVLSELEVRKRLSEDPDSGYFGIDADALPETDDAEESQTQNGSGNSGERWSPEGVREEAQVVG; encoded by the coding sequence ATGACAACTAAAACACAACGTCGAAAAGCCCGGCGGGATGCGTCGCGCCCTGGGCGTACGCGCTTCAATCTTTCGCAGGGCTTGAGAGATAAGATTGAGCAGCAGGGATATATACCAACCCTATCGGAAGTTAAAGCTCTGTACGGACCAGCAAAGACACTGGCCGCGCCAGAGGCTGCAATAATTGCAATGGATCACTCGATGGATGTGGGTGGTTCCTACACACTGATTCAGCACGCATTCGAACATGGGCAATATCCAACGCTTGGCCCATCTTTCATGGGATATGCTGCGCTTTCTTCGTTAATGCAGAACGGACTCATTCGGGCGTGCATTGAAACTCTTGCGGACGACATGACGCGGGAGTGGATTGAAATCAGTGCAGTAGATGTGAACGGCAATGGTGACGACAGCGACGAGAAAAAAGCCCTCGACGAAGCGATGATTGACTACGAAGTGCGCGACATTTGCCACACTTCCGCTGAATTTGATGGCTACTTCGGTGGCTGCTTGATTTTCATCGATACCGGAGTGCGTGGAGAGGGCTTAAAAATGCCTTTGGATATCTCCGAGAAGTCTGCAGAACTGAAAGAGTTCAAACGGTTCACTGTTATTGAGCCGATCAATATCTTCCCCGGTAATTATGAATCGACAGACCCTCTGAGCCCTACTTATTTTAAGCCTCAGACGTGGTGGGTTCTCGGTACGGAAGTGCACTGCAGTCGCCTGATTCGGGTATGTGGCAACGAAGTACCGATGATTCTGAAGCCAAATTATAACTTTCTTGGCCTGCCACAGGCACAGATACTCTATGACTACGTCATCCACTTTCAGGATGCTCGGCAAGCTGAATCACGGCTGCTGGAAAAGTTCAGCCTGACCGTGCTGAAAACAGACATGGAGGACATTCTGACGAATCCGAAAGCCACCAGTTCGCTAGACCCTCGTCTGCAATACATGGCGGCTTACCGATCTAATGATGGGGTTCTGGCGATTGATCACAAGATGGAAGATATCGTCAACATCACCACGCCAATATCTGGCGTTACAGATATCGTACGCCAACAACTCGAATTCGTCGTTATGATAAACCGGACTAACGTCGTTAAAACGCTTGGCTTGTCACCTGCAGGGTTTAACACCGGTGACTCTGATATCAAGACGAACAATGACCATACGCTATCCCAGCAGGAAAAGGTGCTTCGTGGGCCACTTCAGAAGATGCTCGACATTCTGCAAATCGTCAAACTCGGTCGCTACGACAAATCAGTCACATTCAAGTTCTCAGGACTAAATGAAGATGATGAGAGCGTAACAGCGACTACACAAAAGACGAAAGCAGACACCGATGCTGTGTTGCTTCAAGAGGGGGTACTGTCTGAGCTTGAGGTGCGCAAGCGCTTATCGGAAGACCCTGACAGCGGTTATTTTGGCATAGATGCTGATGCACTACCGGAGACAGATGATGCCGAAGAGAGTCAAACTCAGAACGGCAGCGGCAACTCGGGCGAACGCTGGTCTCCAGAAGGAGTACGAGAAGAAGCTCAAGTCGTTGGTTGA
- a CDS encoding ead/Ea22-like family protein — protein sequence MKKLTAELLQQIKSAAQNATPGEWRRTSMLFNGITNSPFSLGGKEDVLANVAEKRDAIFIATANPENVLLLVAAIDQQESEGTTND from the coding sequence ATGAAGAAACTAACAGCAGAGTTGTTGCAGCAAATTAAATCCGCAGCGCAGAACGCAACGCCGGGTGAGTGGCGCAGGACATCAATGCTATTTAACGGCATCACCAATAGCCCTTTCTCACTCGGTGGAAAAGAAGATGTGCTGGCAAACGTGGCAGAGAAACGCGATGCGATATTTATCGCAACAGCGAACCCGGAGAACGTTTTGTTGCTGGTTGCAGCGATTGACCAGCAGGAATCAGAAGGAACTACCAATGACTGA
- a CDS encoding recombination protein NinG translates to MAKAIKPKPPKPKKCRTCKKLFTPINTLQIVCSPRCAIKYAVQQSERKKERQDKAERAAWNKRKSDLKPLKHWEDLTQRAVNDYITKGRDKDLPCISCGTWETVQWGAGHFRSRGAASHIRYNEDNIHKQCHRCNSELSSNAIPYRINLIDKIGAQRVEALENNNTPHRYTREELYAIRAHYRALLRVINKQREAA, encoded by the coding sequence ATGGCGAAGGCGATTAAGCCAAAACCACCGAAGCCAAAGAAATGCCGAACCTGCAAAAAACTATTCACTCCCATCAATACCCTTCAAATCGTCTGTAGCCCACGCTGTGCAATTAAATACGCAGTCCAGCAATCTGAGCGCAAGAAAGAGCGTCAAGATAAGGCTGAGCGTGCCGCTTGGAATAAGCGAAAATCCGACCTTAAACCATTAAAGCACTGGGAAGATCTAACCCAGCGAGCTGTTAATGATTACATCACTAAGGGAAGGGATAAGGATTTACCGTGCATTAGCTGTGGAACGTGGGAAACGGTTCAGTGGGGAGCAGGGCACTTCAGGTCAAGAGGCGCAGCATCACACATTCGTTACAACGAAGATAACATTCATAAGCAATGTCATCGCTGCAACAGCGAGCTTTCAAGTAATGCCATTCCATATCGAATCAACCTGATAGACAAAATCGGCGCTCAGCGTGTCGAGGCGCTTGAAAACAACAACACACCTCATCGATATACCCGCGAAGAGCTGTACGCCATACGAGCGCATTACAGGGCTTTACTGCGGGTTATAAATAAGCAAAGAGAGGCAGCATGA
- a CDS encoding protein ninH produces the protein MNVNIQTIPELLIKTRGNQTELARILKSNRTTIRKYHRDKKARFHAIVNGVLMVHRGAWGESAGRKGHENELAPSA, from the coding sequence ATGAATGTAAACATCCAGACAATCCCCGAATTATTGATAAAGACGCGGGGCAATCAGACAGAACTGGCAAGAATTCTCAAGTCTAACCGCACCACAATCAGAAAGTACCATCGTGACAAAAAAGCCAGATTTCACGCAATCGTCAATGGCGTTCTCATGGTTCACCGTGGCGCGTGGGGTGAAAGCGCAGGAAGGAAAGGCCATGAAAATGAGCTGGCACCATCAGCCTGA
- a CDS encoding DUF551 domain-containing protein: MMSNWIRCSERLPECDDWDHAAVIVSEGRNSFIAYYNRHDCKFLHEPFGESVGNKVTHWQPLPEPPKEGE, encoded by the coding sequence ATGATGAGCAACTGGATTCGCTGTAGCGAAAGATTGCCGGAGTGTGATGACTGGGACCATGCAGCAGTAATCGTAAGTGAGGGTCGCAATTCTTTCATTGCCTATTACAACAGGCATGATTGTAAGTTTCTGCATGAGCCTTTTGGTGAATCGGTTGGCAATAAAGTTACCCACTGGCAGCCACTCCCCGAGCCACCAAAGGAAGGTGAGTGA
- a CDS encoding phage holin, lambda family, which translates to MRMPYKQDLIAALLAAKEQGIGAALAFLMAYLRGRYNGGQFWKTIIDAAMCAMIAWFVRDLLDFLGLSTNLAYIASVFIGYVGTDSIGALIKRVAARKAGVEDANQ; encoded by the coding sequence ATGCGTATGCCCTATAAACAAGATTTGATCGCCGCATTGCTGGCTGCAAAAGAGCAGGGCATAGGTGCCGCGCTGGCGTTCCTGATGGCCTATCTGCGCGGGCGCTACAACGGCGGCCAGTTCTGGAAAACGATTATCGATGCTGCTATGTGCGCGATGATCGCCTGGTTCGTCCGTGACCTGCTGGACTTCCTCGGCCTGAGTACAAACCTCGCTTACATCGCCAGTGTGTTTATTGGTTATGTCGGCACTGATTCAATCGGTGCGCTGATCAAACGCGTGGCCGCCAGAAAAGCCGGGGTAGAAGATGCAAATCAGTAA
- a CDS encoding KilA-N domain-containing protein, translating to MSNIIPIQFEGHSMRFYSDGWFDATSAADKFGKEPAQWLRLPETVRYLRALEGRYGKITYVKTSRARKDRGGGTWLHPKLAVRFARWLSVDFEIWCDEQIDAIIHNAGCQSDDERIKAIFLLDKSQPWEKRFREPFYAALFKMSGLPRHRPGRRPALFGMISAKWIYGPVLPPEVYAEVKSRLAAGDKIHQYLKPDALRLVENQIIVVTGIANGCSDYRDFEARCMAAFPVKGQMKLLYAAA from the coding sequence ATGAGTAATATCATTCCGATTCAGTTCGAAGGTCACTCCATGCGTTTTTATAGCGATGGGTGGTTTGATGCCACATCAGCAGCAGATAAATTCGGAAAAGAGCCAGCCCAATGGCTGAGGCTTCCAGAAACTGTCCGCTATCTTCGGGCGCTGGAAGGTAGATATGGGAAAATCACATATGTAAAAACCAGCAGGGCGCGTAAGGATCGCGGAGGCGGTACCTGGCTACATCCGAAGTTGGCCGTCCGATTCGCTCGCTGGCTGTCGGTTGACTTTGAAATCTGGTGTGACGAGCAGATAGACGCGATTATCCATAATGCGGGCTGCCAGTCAGATGATGAGCGAATCAAGGCTATCTTCCTTCTCGACAAGTCTCAGCCATGGGAAAAGCGTTTTAGGGAGCCGTTTTATGCTGCGCTATTTAAAATGTCTGGGTTACCCCGCCATCGCCCTGGCAGGCGTCCGGCACTGTTCGGGATGATAAGCGCTAAGTGGATCTATGGCCCTGTGCTGCCACCTGAAGTTTATGCTGAAGTTAAAAGCAGGCTTGCTGCTGGTGACAAGATACACCAGTACCTTAAACCAGACGCGTTACGGTTGGTAGAGAACCAGATCATAGTGGTGACCGGCATCGCTAATGGTTGTAGCGACTACCGTGACTTCGAAGCACGGTGCATGGCAGCCTTCCCTGTTAAAGGCCAGATGAAACTGCTGTACGCAGCTGCGTGA
- a CDS encoding phage terminase large subunit family protein, translating to MTTAEQKNYARRLECEEDGLYYARYFFKQRTGGKMIVAPHHKVIQQTLDRVISGEITRLIINVPPGYTKTELATINMMGRGLTLNKRARFMHLSYSHNLALLNSSTARGMIRSKAYQSMWPMDLRDDADSKAMWWNEFGGGVYASSAAGQVTGFRAGHMEPGWQGALIIDDPVKPDDAYSETVRDGVNNRFNETIKSRLAIETTPMIVIMQRIHYHDLSGYLLRGGSGEKWHHLNLPVLIDNSQSYSEQYPDNTHAIPVDHGLPDGWLWPFKHNESHRVSLFSHRRTAEAQYMQKPRRFNAEGALWTELMINAAHVTRHDEEPSRCVVAIDPQATNSDESDETGIVAASSYRGGKDRIYTVDGDYSGKFSPNGWAKKAMDAYKNHDADAIVIETNQGGDMAEETLRNAGFNGRIIRVHASKGKYARAEPISALYEQGKVSHSGNLYILENQLMEYIPATAKKSPDRLDAMVYALTELSGGSGGINMNKNLVAAAQARNQRR from the coding sequence ATGACGACTGCTGAGCAGAAGAATTATGCCCGCCGGTTAGAGTGCGAAGAGGATGGGCTGTATTACGCTCGCTACTTCTTTAAGCAACGCACCGGCGGCAAGATGATTGTCGCACCGCACCATAAGGTCATTCAGCAAACGCTCGACCGCGTAATCAGCGGAGAAATAACCCGCTTGATAATCAACGTTCCCCCGGGCTATACCAAAACTGAGTTGGCGACCATCAATATGATGGGCAGAGGGCTGACGCTGAATAAACGTGCCCGCTTTATGCACCTTTCGTACTCACACAATCTGGCACTGCTTAACTCATCAACCGCACGTGGCATGATTAGGTCGAAAGCCTATCAGTCGATGTGGCCGATGGATTTGCGAGATGACGCTGACAGCAAGGCTATGTGGTGGAACGAGTTCGGCGGCGGGGTGTACGCATCATCTGCCGCCGGCCAGGTTACGGGGTTTCGTGCTGGGCACATGGAGCCGGGCTGGCAGGGCGCATTGATTATCGATGATCCCGTAAAGCCTGATGACGCATACAGTGAAACTGTTCGAGACGGCGTTAACAACCGTTTCAACGAAACCATTAAATCACGCCTGGCGATTGAAACTACGCCGATGATAGTGATTATGCAGCGCATCCACTATCACGATCTGAGCGGATATCTATTGCGGGGTGGCAGCGGCGAGAAGTGGCACCACCTGAATCTTCCTGTGCTGATTGATAACAGCCAGAGCTATTCCGAACAGTACCCAGATAACACACACGCCATACCCGTTGACCATGGCCTTCCTGATGGATGGCTGTGGCCGTTCAAGCATAACGAATCCCACCGAGTATCGCTGTTCTCGCATCGCCGAACCGCTGAAGCGCAGTACATGCAGAAGCCTCGGCGTTTTAATGCTGAAGGTGCTCTTTGGACTGAGTTGATGATTAACGCTGCGCACGTGACTCGCCACGATGAGGAGCCTTCACGCTGTGTTGTTGCGATTGACCCTCAGGCAACAAACAGTGACGAGAGTGATGAGACCGGAATAGTTGCTGCATCCTCTTACCGTGGTGGCAAAGACCGGATCTATACGGTAGATGGGGATTACAGCGGTAAGTTCAGCCCCAATGGCTGGGCAAAAAAGGCGATGGATGCCTACAAAAACCATGATGCTGATGCGATTGTGATCGAGACAAATCAGGGCGGCGACATGGCAGAGGAAACGCTACGCAACGCCGGATTTAACGGTCGAATAATTCGTGTGCATGCAAGTAAGGGAAAGTATGCCCGCGCCGAGCCAATCTCTGCGCTTTACGAGCAGGGTAAGGTCTCCCACAGTGGGAATCTTTACATCCTTGAAAATCAGCTCATGGAATACATCCCCGCGACTGCTAAGAAATCCCCCGACCGCCTGGACGCAATGGTTTACGCGCTGACTGAATTAAGCGGTGGCTCTGGAGGAATTAACATGAATAAAAACCTTGTGGCTGCAGCTCAGGCCAGAAACCAACGCCGGTAA
- a CDS encoding terminase small subunit has product MAKLTDKQELFAREFVKDLNATQAVIRAGFSEKSARNQAHRLMTNDDILARIAELKQDRNNQVGIDAAYVLRRLVEIDQMDVLDILLANGELKPIKDWPKTWRTTLSGMDVTEMAGDAAGLLKKIKWPDKVKNLELLGKHVNVMAFKEQATHEHTGKNGGPIEVATLTKDEYKAARREMLEDDDC; this is encoded by the coding sequence ATGGCAAAGCTCACCGACAAACAAGAGCTGTTTGCCCGTGAGTTCGTAAAAGACCTCAATGCCACACAGGCAGTAATACGGGCAGGGTTCAGCGAGAAGTCCGCCCGCAACCAAGCGCACCGCCTGATGACAAATGATGACATCCTGGCTCGAATTGCGGAGCTTAAGCAGGACAGGAATAACCAGGTAGGAATTGACGCTGCTTATGTGCTTCGCCGCCTGGTTGAGATTGACCAGATGGACGTGCTCGACATCCTGCTTGCTAATGGCGAGCTCAAGCCGATTAAGGATTGGCCTAAAACTTGGCGCACCACCCTTTCGGGCATGGACGTTACAGAGATGGCAGGTGATGCTGCTGGCCTGCTCAAGAAAATCAAATGGCCGGACAAGGTGAAAAACCTTGAGCTGCTTGGCAAGCACGTAAACGTTATGGCATTCAAAGAACAGGCAACACACGAACACACAGGCAAGAACGGCGGTCCGATTGAAGTGGCAACACTGACCAAAGACGAATACAAAGCTGCACGGCGGGAGATGTTGGAGGATGACGACTGCTGA
- a CDS encoding protein NinF produces the protein MEAESICADCGLPLSDDETWCCSDCCAFYELNGYEVIEIVRREDE, from the coding sequence ATGGAAGCTGAAAGCATCTGTGCTGATTGCGGACTACCACTAAGCGACGATGAAACCTGGTGCTGTAGCGACTGCTGCGCATTCTACGAGCTTAACGGCTATGAAGTTATTGAAATAGTGAGGAGGGAAGATGAGTAA
- a CDS encoding phage protein NinX family protein, with protein sequence MTDYSKLSDYEISCEVGRAISFADYLLARNEQKKYCNSWADAGPIAEKNLIGVVPAQSGWCATSDEVEHEGMFFVDKDPCRAICIVFLMMNEGE encoded by the coding sequence GTGACTGATTACAGCAAGCTGAGCGACTATGAAATTAGCTGTGAAGTTGGCAGGGCGATTAGCTTTGCTGATTATCTTCTGGCGCGGAATGAGCAGAAAAAATACTGCAACTCATGGGCTGACGCGGGGCCGATAGCGGAGAAGAATTTGATTGGCGTCGTGCCAGCTCAAAGCGGATGGTGTGCAACCAGTGATGAGGTTGAGCATGAAGGTATGTTTTTTGTGGACAAAGACCCATGCCGCGCTATCTGCATAGTCTTCCTGATGATGAATGAGGGGGAATGA
- a CDS encoding dATP/dGTP diphosphohydrolase domain-containing protein — MTTKHDSGKWRFSLLPLNAIKTVVSVLEFGAAKYAVDNWKTVPDGRQRYFDASIRHITAWWSGESNDTESNLPHLAHAVCCLLFLMWFDEQKEVGNGS, encoded by the coding sequence ATGACAACTAAGCATGACTCGGGGAAATGGAGGTTTAGTCTGCTGCCGTTAAATGCCATTAAAACTGTCGTGTCCGTTCTTGAATTTGGGGCAGCTAAGTACGCAGTAGACAACTGGAAAACAGTGCCGGATGGCAGGCAGCGTTATTTCGATGCGTCGATTCGTCACATCACTGCCTGGTGGTCAGGAGAGTCAAACGACACTGAAAGCAACTTACCCCACCTGGCGCACGCGGTGTGCTGCTTATTGTTCCTGATGTGGTTTGACGAGCAAAAGGAGGTTGGCAATGGAAGCTGA
- a CDS encoding lysis protein yields MIWLANNWRNLIIVGLIALSVTYSALFDHYRTKAKEQTERAEHAEELAEARQKTITNMLARQRDVAALDAKYTKELADAKASIDELQSDVIAGRKRLQLNATCAKSGTASTGSVGDATSARLNDTAERDYFTLRGRINTITGQVNYLQQYIREQCLK; encoded by the coding sequence ATGATCTGGCTGGCAAATAACTGGCGCAACCTGATTATTGTCGGCCTTATAGCGCTGAGCGTAACCTACTCTGCCTTGTTCGACCATTACCGAACCAAAGCTAAAGAGCAAACCGAGCGTGCTGAGCATGCAGAAGAGCTGGCTGAAGCCCGCCAGAAAACGATAACAAATATGCTGGCACGTCAGCGTGATGTTGCTGCCCTCGATGCCAAATACACAAAGGAGTTAGCAGATGCCAAAGCCAGTATTGACGAACTCCAGTCTGATGTTATTGCTGGTCGTAAGCGGCTGCAGCTCAACGCCACCTGTGCAAAGAGTGGCACCGCCTCCACCGGCAGCGTGGGCGATGCTACCTCCGCCAGACTTAATGACACCGCTGAACGGGATTATTTCACCCTCAGAGGGCGAATCAACACCATCACCGGACAGGTGAACTATCTCCAGCAGTATATCAGAGAGCAATGCCTTAAATAA
- a CDS encoding lysozyme, with the protein MQISNTGIALIKRFEGCELKAYQDSVGVWTIGYGWTQPVNGKKVAAGMVIDLSTAERLLKCGVVQYEKGVNQLVKVKITQGQFDALVSFAYNLGLRALSTSTLLIKLNSGNQQGAADEFGKWVNAGGKQLAGLVKRRAAERELFLS; encoded by the coding sequence ATGCAAATCAGTAACACAGGCATTGCGCTAATCAAGCGTTTCGAGGGCTGCGAACTGAAAGCCTACCAGGACAGCGTTGGCGTGTGGACGATTGGTTACGGCTGGACTCAACCTGTTAACGGTAAGAAAGTGGCCGCTGGCATGGTTATCGACCTTTCAACTGCAGAACGCCTGCTCAAATGTGGCGTAGTTCAGTATGAGAAGGGGGTAAACCAACTGGTTAAGGTGAAAATCACTCAGGGACAGTTTGATGCGCTGGTGAGTTTCGCTTACAACCTTGGCCTGCGTGCGCTGAGCACATCAACCCTGCTTATTAAGCTGAACTCCGGTAATCAGCAAGGAGCGGCTGACGAGTTCGGCAAATGGGTCAATGCTGGAGGAAAGCAGCTGGCAGGACTTGTGAAGCGCCGCGCAGCTGAACGTGAGTTGTTTCTGTCATGA